In the genome of Fulvivirga maritima, one region contains:
- the istB gene encoding IS21-like element helper ATPase IstB encodes MNNNQTIEKLKSMRLSAMAELHRQQLSSNAYQKCTPDEYLALLTESEWEDRQNKKITRLMKKATFKQQADMDEIIFSENRNLDKNMFNRLSSLQFIKQSENIIITGASGVGKSFMSQAIGRQACLMGYSTIYQVTARLFNKMKLAKVDGTYIKELKRITSAQLLILDDFGLQSMDNIAREVLMDIIDDRHGKTSTIISSQIPVSAWYDIIGEGTIADAILDRLVNSSHRIDLKGESLRKGMLKH; translated from the coding sequence ATGAACAATAATCAAACAATAGAAAAACTAAAATCCATGAGGCTATCTGCGATGGCTGAACTGCACAGACAACAACTCAGCAGCAATGCTTATCAAAAATGCACCCCAGATGAATATCTGGCCTTACTCACTGAAAGTGAATGGGAAGACAGGCAGAATAAGAAGATTACACGGCTGATGAAAAAGGCCACCTTCAAGCAGCAGGCAGACATGGATGAAATAATCTTCTCTGAAAATAGGAATCTGGATAAAAACATGTTCAACAGGTTGTCCTCCTTACAGTTCATCAAGCAAAGTGAAAACATCATTATTACAGGTGCTTCAGGAGTAGGCAAAAGCTTTATGAGTCAGGCCATAGGCAGACAAGCTTGTCTGATGGGCTATAGCACCATCTATCAGGTAACAGCTCGCCTGTTCAACAAAATGAAACTCGCCAAAGTAGATGGCACCTATATCAAAGAACTTAAAAGAATTACCTCTGCCCAACTCTTAATACTAGATGATTTTGGTTTACAAAGCATGGACAATATTGCAAGAGAAGTACTTATGGATATTATCGATGATCGTCATGGAAAAACTTCAACTATAATCTCCTCTCAAATACCAGTATCAGCCTGGTATGATATTATTGGTGAAGGCACTATTGCTGATGCCATATTAGACAGGCTCGTTAACTCTTCTCATAGAATAGATCTCAAAGGAGAATCTTTGAGAAAAGGTATGTTGAAACATTAA
- the glmM gene encoding phosphoglucosamine mutase: MTLIKSISGIRGTIGGKAGQGLTPLDIVKFAAAFGTWAQAKSDSKKIVIGRDARISGEMVSGLVANTLISLGLDVVDLGPSTTPTVEIAVPEENAAGGIILTASHNPIQWNALKLLNATGEFISAEDGAEVLSIAEKDKYNFAEVLELGSYRQDDTYFDKHIEKILALPLVDADAIASKNFSVAIDCVNSTGGLIVPKLLEALGVTNIKKFYCEPNGHFPHNPEPLPENITHICNEVEKGRFDLGIVVDPDVDRLALIQEDGTPFGEEYTLVAISDYILSQTPGNTVSNLSSTMALRKVTEKRGGQYSASAVGEVNVVTEMKNTNAIIGGEGNGGIIYPELHYGRDALVGIALFLTYMAKTDLHVSRIRASFPNYHISKNKIELTPHINVDGILEQIQKKYAKEKVNTIDGVKIEFENEWVHLRKSNTEPIIRIYSESDSEATAEYLANKIISDIRDIITTQA, translated from the coding sequence GTGACGTTAATCAAATCAATTTCTGGAATACGAGGAACTATAGGAGGCAAAGCCGGACAAGGCCTTACTCCTTTGGATATAGTGAAATTTGCTGCTGCCTTTGGAACATGGGCACAAGCAAAAAGTGATAGCAAGAAGATAGTGATCGGTCGAGACGCCCGCATCTCTGGTGAAATGGTGAGCGGCTTGGTAGCCAACACTTTGATCAGCCTGGGGCTAGACGTGGTTGACCTTGGTCCATCTACCACCCCTACGGTGGAAATAGCAGTACCTGAAGAAAATGCCGCTGGTGGTATTATACTCACCGCCAGCCACAACCCTATTCAGTGGAATGCTCTGAAACTGCTTAATGCCACAGGAGAATTCATATCTGCCGAAGATGGCGCTGAGGTGCTGAGCATAGCCGAGAAAGATAAATATAACTTTGCTGAAGTATTAGAACTAGGCTCTTACCGTCAGGATGATACTTATTTCGACAAGCATATAGAAAAAATATTGGCCCTGCCGCTGGTAGATGCTGATGCCATAGCCTCTAAAAACTTTAGTGTAGCCATAGACTGTGTAAACTCTACAGGAGGTTTAATAGTACCTAAATTATTAGAAGCTTTAGGAGTAACTAATATTAAAAAATTCTACTGTGAGCCAAACGGTCATTTCCCTCACAACCCTGAGCCGCTGCCTGAGAACATCACTCATATATGTAACGAGGTAGAGAAAGGCCGTTTTGATTTAGGAATAGTAGTAGACCCTGATGTTGACAGACTGGCTCTCATACAAGAAGATGGTACACCTTTCGGTGAAGAATATACTTTAGTGGCCATTTCTGATTATATCTTGTCACAAACACCGGGCAATACAGTTTCTAACCTGTCCTCTACCATGGCACTAAGAAAAGTGACTGAGAAAAGAGGTGGTCAATACAGTGCTTCTGCCGTAGGTGAAGTGAATGTAGTTACTGAAATGAAAAACACCAATGCCATTATAGGTGGCGAAGGTAACGGCGGAATTATTTACCCTGAATTACATTATGGTAGAGATGCGCTGGTAGGTATTGCTTTATTCCTTACCTACATGGCTAAAACAGACTTACATGTATCACGCATAAGAGCGTCTTTCCCTAATTATCATATTTCTAAAAACAAAATAGAGTTAACTCCACACATTAACGTGGATGGCATTTTAGAGCAGATACAAAAGAAATATGCTAAAGAAAAGGTAAACACTATTGACGGTGTAAAAATTGAATTTGAAAATGAATGGGTTCATTTAAGAAAGTCTAATACTGAACCAATCATCAGAATTTACTCAGAGTCAGACTCAGAAGCGACGGCAGAATATCTGGCCAATAAAATTATTTCTGACATCAGAGACATTATTACTACCCAAGCATAA
- the mazG gene encoding nucleoside triphosphate pyrophosphohydrolase has product MKEIKKTPDSNRKAKLEAFDRLLTIMDELRENCPWDMKQTLESLRHLTIEETYELSDAILEGDLEEVKKELGDLMLHNIFYAKIASEKKEFDVADVLNSVCEKLIGRHPHIYGDIDAEDEKAVKQNWEKIKLQEKGNKKKSVLGGVPKSLPALVKAMRIQEKARGVGFDWEEPKQVWDKVEEEMQEFHAEFNPEDGEVDQSKAQAEFGDLLFSLINYARFVNINPEEALERTNKKFIKRFQYLETESAKDGKNITEMSLEEMDVYWEKAKKL; this is encoded by the coding sequence ATGAAAGAAATTAAGAAGACTCCAGATTCAAATAGAAAGGCCAAACTCGAGGCTTTTGACCGTTTACTTACTATCATGGATGAGCTTCGTGAGAACTGCCCGTGGGATATGAAGCAGACCCTGGAATCTTTGCGCCACCTTACCATAGAAGAAACATATGAGCTGAGTGATGCTATTCTGGAAGGAGACCTGGAAGAAGTGAAGAAAGAACTGGGAGACCTGATGCTGCACAATATTTTCTACGCGAAAATAGCTTCAGAGAAAAAGGAGTTTGATGTGGCCGATGTGCTTAATAGCGTTTGTGAAAAACTTATAGGCAGGCACCCGCATATTTACGGAGATATAGATGCGGAAGATGAAAAGGCGGTGAAACAAAACTGGGAGAAAATAAAGCTTCAGGAAAAAGGGAATAAGAAAAAATCAGTTTTGGGCGGTGTGCCTAAGTCTTTACCTGCTTTAGTAAAAGCTATGCGCATTCAGGAAAAAGCCCGTGGCGTAGGCTTTGATTGGGAAGAACCTAAGCAAGTGTGGGACAAAGTAGAAGAGGAAATGCAGGAGTTTCATGCTGAGTTTAATCCGGAAGATGGAGAGGTGGACCAAAGCAAAGCCCAGGCAGAGTTTGGAGATCTGCTTTTTTCATTAATCAATTATGCTCGCTTTGTAAATATTAACCCTGAAGAGGCATTAGAAAGAACCAACAAAAAATTCATCAAGCGTTTTCAATATCTGGAAACAGAATCGGCCAAAGATGGTAAAAACATTACAGAGATGAGCCTCGAAGAAATGGATGTGTATTGGGAGAAAGCAAAGAAGCTTTAA
- a CDS encoding calcium/sodium antiporter, with protein MYTYVLFVLGFVILIKGADYLVIGASSVAKRFNISEMIIGLTVVSFGTSLPELLVNLSASFRGSSEIAIGNIFGSNIANILLILGVSAIIRSLPITKNIYFSEIPFSLIATLLVGFLANAALFSESRVLSLSRLDGIILLVFFSLFMGYIYVVHLSNQSQQDIMMNTEGILSVKKTTLYILGGLLGLYFGGEWVVAGAIEIAEALGLSETFIGLTVIAIGTSLPELFTSAVAAYRNNTDIAVGNVVGSNIFNLLWILGISAAIRPLPFDVASNTDIVMIIVASALLLFAVAVGKGAKIVRWEGILFVVVYIGYIYYLVQRG; from the coding sequence ATGTACACCTATGTCCTGTTTGTATTAGGGTTTGTAATCCTCATAAAAGGAGCTGATTATTTGGTGATTGGAGCTTCCAGCGTAGCGAAGCGCTTTAATATATCAGAGATGATTATTGGGCTTACGGTAGTTTCTTTTGGAACTTCGTTACCCGAATTATTAGTCAATTTATCGGCTAGTTTTAGAGGTAGCTCTGAAATAGCCATAGGTAATATTTTTGGTAGTAACATAGCTAATATCCTTCTTATTCTAGGGGTGAGTGCTATAATCAGGTCTCTGCCTATTACTAAAAACATTTATTTTTCTGAAATTCCCTTTTCCTTGATAGCCACTTTGCTTGTAGGCTTCCTGGCTAATGCCGCACTTTTTTCTGAAAGCAGGGTATTAAGCCTTAGCCGGTTAGATGGCATAATTTTACTGGTGTTCTTTTCATTATTTATGGGTTATATCTATGTGGTACACCTTTCTAACCAGAGTCAGCAAGATATAATGATGAATACTGAGGGAATTTTGAGCGTTAAAAAGACAACGCTTTATATTTTAGGGGGGCTCCTGGGTTTATATTTTGGAGGAGAATGGGTAGTGGCAGGAGCCATAGAAATAGCTGAAGCACTTGGGCTCAGCGAAACCTTTATAGGCTTGACGGTAATTGCCATAGGCACCTCATTGCCAGAGCTATTTACTTCAGCCGTGGCGGCCTACAGAAACAATACTGATATAGCAGTGGGTAACGTGGTAGGGTCTAATATTTTCAACCTACTATGGATTTTAGGTATAAGTGCAGCTATTAGGCCATTACCTTTTGATGTGGCCAGCAATACTGATATTGTAATGATAATTGTAGCCAGCGCACTTCTCCTTTTTGCCGTAGCTGTGGGCAAAGGAGCTAAAATAGTACGCTGGGAGGGTATACTCTTTGTAGTAGTTTATATTGGTTATATCTACTATTTAGTGCAAAGAGGTTAA
- the istA gene encoding IS21 family transposase: MDLKQIINLHLRGLSNRQIALTLGVNRNTVNHYLRSLQSSDQPMEALLQLDTDALEELFSSKTTINNDRYAVLMRFFETMHPQRHHPGFTLQYHYQLYAEQTQDSYSYTQFTTHYQRKYKQAKGSMKLEHKAGKELYVDFAGKKLEVVDPSTGEVSQVEVFVATLPFSQYTYVEACKSQKREDFIQCLNNALRFFGGVPVAIVSDNLKSAVTRSSKYEAVINKTFKDFAHHYGCAINPTRSYAPQDKALVENAVQLAYQRIYYPMRKMTFFSIEALNEEIQHHLKGYNNVLFQRKEASRKELFQSVESSLLKSLPQSTYQVKEYARAKVQKMGYVYFSADKTYYSVPYRYIGSQTQIQYTSKHVEVYYKSQRIALHNRVMSKGAYITNKNHLSSTHRAYSQWSPQYFSDQGGKIGVNVKLFMTGLFLQGDYPEINYKRAMGILMLAKNYGHERVDKACLRAVHHDTYSYQRLKNILSNNMDEHEIEQENHQSHIPSHKNIRGANHYQ; the protein is encoded by the coding sequence TGCTTTGACCCTGGGTGTGAATAGAAACACTGTTAACCATTATTTGCGATCACTTCAGTCAAGCGATCAGCCCATGGAAGCATTGCTACAGTTGGATACTGATGCTTTAGAAGAGCTATTTTCGTCTAAGACAACCATAAACAATGATCGTTATGCGGTTTTAATGCGTTTTTTTGAGACCATGCACCCACAGCGTCATCACCCTGGCTTTACCCTTCAGTACCACTACCAGTTGTATGCTGAGCAAACTCAGGATAGTTACAGTTACACTCAGTTTACCACCCATTATCAGCGTAAGTACAAACAGGCCAAAGGTTCTATGAAGTTAGAGCACAAGGCAGGAAAAGAGCTTTATGTTGATTTTGCAGGTAAGAAATTAGAAGTAGTAGATCCATCTACAGGAGAAGTAAGCCAGGTAGAAGTTTTTGTGGCCACACTTCCTTTTAGTCAGTATACTTATGTGGAAGCATGTAAAAGTCAAAAAAGGGAGGACTTTATTCAATGCCTCAATAATGCACTCCGCTTCTTTGGAGGAGTACCTGTAGCCATCGTGTCAGACAACCTTAAATCGGCAGTTACCCGATCCAGTAAGTATGAGGCGGTTATTAATAAAACTTTCAAAGACTTCGCTCATCACTATGGGTGTGCCATAAACCCTACACGTAGTTATGCCCCACAAGATAAAGCACTGGTAGAAAATGCTGTTCAGCTGGCCTATCAGCGCATTTATTACCCTATGCGTAAAATGACTTTCTTCTCTATTGAAGCGCTTAATGAAGAGATCCAGCATCATCTTAAGGGCTATAATAATGTGCTTTTTCAAAGAAAAGAAGCTTCCAGAAAAGAGCTGTTCCAATCCGTAGAATCATCCCTTCTAAAAAGCTTACCCCAAAGTACTTATCAGGTTAAAGAATACGCCAGAGCCAAGGTACAGAAGATGGGATATGTATACTTCTCGGCTGACAAGACTTATTATAGCGTTCCCTATCGCTACATTGGCTCTCAAACTCAGATACAGTACACCTCCAAACATGTTGAAGTATACTACAAAAGCCAACGCATTGCGCTGCATAATAGAGTAATGAGTAAGGGTGCTTATATTACTAATAAGAATCACCTCTCCAGTACACACCGTGCTTATAGCCAATGGAGTCCCCAGTATTTTTCTGATCAGGGAGGTAAAATAGGTGTAAATGTAAAGCTGTTTATGACAGGTTTATTCCTGCAGGGTGACTATCCTGAGATTAACTACAAAAGAGCCATGGGCATTTTAATGCTGGCCAAAAACTATGGCCATGAGCGTGTAGATAAAGCCTGCCTAAGGGCTGTTCATCATGACACATACAGCTATCAAAGGCTCAAAAATATACTCAGTAATAATATGGACGAGCATGAAATAGAACAAGAAAATCATCAATCACATATCCCTTCTCACAAAAACATCAGAGGGGCTAACCATTACCAGTAA
- a CDS encoding polysaccharide deacetylase family protein: MQHNKILYTFLMLLGLFSSASAQKKMAVTIDDLTNMSVGKDPELIRYVNTEIVKTCVKYQVPAIGFVNETHLYKNNQLDSTGVEFLKIWVDNKLELGNHTYSHADYNKVTEEQFFEEIEKGQLITSQLIKPAKVKYFRHPFLHRGNTAEKVKALEDYLKDHNMVEAPVTLDNSEWIYAAAYKKAFDADDDVMKDSIANSYVSYMISKIRYYEKSSHTLFDRNISQILLVHDNLLNAEHLDELLEAIQKEGYQFVSLEEALKDPAYKSEDNVVAGWGISWLQRWAITQKQPKKFYKGEPLCPDFIQEYSGISE; encoded by the coding sequence ATGCAGCATAATAAAATTTTATACACTTTTCTAATGCTGCTTGGCCTATTTTCCTCTGCCAGTGCCCAAAAGAAAATGGCCGTCACTATTGATGACCTAACCAATATGTCGGTAGGCAAAGATCCTGAGCTGATCAGGTATGTCAATACAGAGATAGTAAAGACTTGTGTCAAATATCAGGTGCCTGCCATTGGCTTTGTTAACGAAACTCATCTTTATAAAAACAATCAACTGGATTCTACCGGAGTAGAATTTTTGAAAATTTGGGTCGATAATAAACTGGAGCTAGGCAACCACACTTATAGCCACGCCGATTATAACAAGGTTACAGAAGAGCAGTTTTTTGAAGAAATAGAGAAAGGCCAGCTCATCACCAGTCAATTAATAAAGCCGGCAAAGGTTAAATATTTCAGACACCCCTTTTTACACAGAGGTAACACTGCCGAAAAAGTAAAAGCACTTGAAGATTACTTAAAAGATCATAATATGGTGGAGGCTCCGGTAACACTGGATAACTCAGAGTGGATATATGCTGCTGCCTATAAAAAAGCCTTTGACGCTGATGATGATGTAATGAAAGACAGCATAGCCAATAGCTATGTCAGCTATATGATCAGTAAGATCAGATATTATGAAAAGAGCAGCCATACTCTATTCGACCGTAATATTTCACAAATCCTGCTGGTGCATGACAACCTGCTAAATGCAGAACACCTGGACGAACTGCTGGAAGCCATACAAAAAGAAGGATACCAATTTGTATCATTAGAAGAGGCTCTGAAAGATCCTGCCTACAAGTCTGAAGATAATGTGGTAGCCGGATGGGGCATTAGCTGGTTACAGCGCTGGGCCATTACTCAGAAACAGCCCAAAAAATTTTATAAAGGAGAGCCCCTTTGTCCTGATTTCATTCAGGAGTATTCAGGCATCTCCGAATAA
- a CDS encoding cysteine desulfurase family protein, whose translation MNIYLDNAATTPVDPDVFEAMKPYFLSDFGNPSSTHAHGRKVRSAIEFARKQVAQLLNVTPGEIFFTSGGTEADNTLICSCIDTYELTHAITTKIEHHAVLHTLEHLEEQGKIKLSYVALDEKGHVDLKDLERLLKENERSLVSIMHANNEVGNLNDIDEIGVLCAQHKAIFHSDTVQTVGHYQHNLRNLNVHCITAAAHKFHGPKGIGFMYINKNTKINPFIYGGAQERNMRGGTENVPGIIGLAKALEIAYQDMESHQNHIQGLKDRMIAKLKSSIEGVSFNGDSDNADKSLYTVLNVSLPPSPDNDMLLFTLDINGISASGGSACSSGASTGSHVLGGINADPERGAVRFSFSKYNTAEEIDFTVEKLAEFYNKVEA comes from the coding sequence ATGAATATTTATTTAGATAATGCAGCTACCACGCCAGTAGACCCGGATGTATTCGAAGCTATGAAACCTTACTTTTTGAGTGATTTTGGTAATCCCTCATCCACTCATGCACATGGCAGAAAAGTAAGGTCAGCCATTGAATTTGCGAGAAAGCAGGTAGCACAATTATTAAATGTAACTCCTGGTGAAATCTTTTTCACCTCTGGTGGCACAGAAGCAGATAATACGCTTATCTGCTCATGTATAGATACTTACGAGCTAACTCATGCCATCACTACCAAAATAGAGCATCATGCGGTATTGCATACCCTTGAGCACCTGGAAGAGCAAGGTAAAATAAAACTGAGCTACGTAGCGTTGGATGAAAAAGGCCATGTAGACCTTAAGGATCTTGAAAGATTACTTAAAGAAAATGAAAGATCATTGGTATCTATCATGCATGCTAATAATGAAGTGGGTAACCTGAACGATATAGATGAAATAGGAGTTTTATGCGCTCAGCATAAAGCTATATTCCATTCTGACACCGTACAGACAGTAGGCCATTACCAGCATAACCTGAGAAATCTTAATGTGCACTGTATTACGGCTGCCGCTCATAAATTTCACGGACCAAAGGGTATTGGTTTTATGTATATCAATAAAAACACCAAGATCAATCCTTTTATTTATGGTGGAGCCCAAGAGCGTAATATGCGCGGCGGAACGGAAAATGTACCCGGTATTATTGGCTTAGCCAAAGCACTTGAAATAGCCTATCAGGATATGGAAAGTCATCAAAACCATATTCAAGGCCTTAAAGACAGAATGATAGCCAAGCTTAAAAGCAGCATAGAAGGAGTATCATTCAATGGTGATTCTGATAATGCTGACAAAAGCCTTTATACCGTGCTTAACGTATCATTACCTCCGTCTCCAGACAATGACATGTTGTTATTTACCTTAGACATTAACGGTATCTCTGCCTCTGGCGGTAGTGCCTGCTCAAGTGGTGCTTCTACAGGCTCACATGTGCTGGGAGGCATCAATGCAGATCCGGAAAGAGGTGCTGTTAGGTTTTCTTTCAGCAAATACAATACAGCTGAAGAGATTGATTTTACGGTAGAGAAATTAGCCGAATTTTATAATAAAGTAGAAGCTTAA
- the hemH gene encoding ferrochelatase codes for MNSVKGKTGVLLVNLGTPDSPSVSHVRSYLSQFLNDPRVIDIPWLARKMLVNLIIVPFRAPKSAKIYKQLWTEDGSPLIFHSNKVMELLQQELGSEYGVHLAMRYKNPSIPDVLTEMQKENYKKIVVLPMFPQYASASTGSAIQEVMDVIRKWWVIPEVRFISQYYDHPKFIDAIIDRASKYNLKDYDHILFSYHGLPVRQVDKVYDNGLCEDRDCEETVTDENQYCYKATCFATTRILAERLGISEKDYTVCFQSRLDKNWLEPFSDKVVEAKAKEGAKKLLVFSPAFTADCLETIIEIGDEYQEIFEENGGEKVQLVESLNDHPLWVECLKEIVLG; via the coding sequence ATGAATTCAGTAAAAGGTAAAACAGGAGTACTTTTAGTTAATCTGGGCACCCCAGATAGTCCGTCAGTATCTCACGTAAGATCATATTTGTCGCAGTTTTTGAATGATCCCAGGGTAATTGATATCCCTTGGCTTGCCAGGAAAATGCTGGTAAACCTGATCATTGTGCCTTTTAGAGCACCAAAATCTGCCAAAATATATAAGCAATTATGGACAGAGGATGGATCTCCTTTGATTTTTCATAGTAATAAGGTGATGGAGCTTCTACAGCAGGAATTAGGTAGTGAATATGGTGTTCACTTAGCCATGAGGTATAAAAATCCGTCAATACCAGATGTGCTGACTGAAATGCAGAAGGAGAATTATAAAAAAATAGTAGTTCTACCTATGTTCCCTCAGTATGCATCAGCTTCTACAGGTTCTGCTATTCAGGAGGTGATGGATGTGATCAGAAAATGGTGGGTTATTCCTGAAGTGAGGTTTATCAGTCAGTATTATGATCACCCTAAATTTATAGATGCCATTATAGACAGAGCGAGCAAATATAATCTTAAAGATTATGATCATATTCTGTTTTCATATCATGGCCTTCCTGTTCGCCAAGTAGATAAGGTATATGATAATGGCCTTTGCGAAGATCGTGATTGTGAAGAGACAGTAACTGATGAAAATCAATACTGCTACAAAGCTACTTGCTTTGCTACTACCCGTATTTTGGCCGAAAGGCTGGGTATTTCTGAGAAAGATTATACTGTTTGCTTTCAATCTCGCTTAGATAAAAACTGGCTGGAGCCATTTTCTGATAAGGTAGTGGAAGCAAAGGCCAAAGAAGGCGCTAAGAAACTGCTTGTTTTTTCTCCGGCCTTTACTGCTGATTGTCTGGAAACTATTATAGAAATAGGAGATGAGTATCAGGAGATTTTTGAAGAAAACGGGGGTGAGAAAGTACAGCTGGTAGAGAGCCTTAATGATCATCCGCTTTGGGTGGAATGCCTTAAGGAAATAGTGCTTGGTTAA